One genomic region from Thermoleptolyngbya sichuanensis A183 encodes:
- a CDS encoding oligosaccharide flippase family protein: MASIKQLAIRGTAWVVLTYGISLALRIGSNLILTRLLNPEMFGKVSLVWVFLGALVLFSDLGVAPSIIQSKRGDDPDFLNTAWTIQVIRGFILWAGSLLIAWPVASFYGQPELVLLLPFMGLFLVIDGFNPTKRITLNRQLSMRHISTLEISAQVVSGVILIIWAWMSPSIWAIASAGVISAVITLILNIWSIPGPLNRFAWDKSAVREILNFGKWIFASSAMHFLATQTDRLVLGKLITLSMFGIYNLALGIAILPSTLIEKVGGTVIFPSLAKLIHLERTELRAKILKNRGLVLAAIGILLALLISTGDIIISIMYDERYRQAGWMLSVLSLGIWPLALTNTVGPVLLALGQSQYSAFGKFLSFLFLILGIPLGAHLAGDFGAVVAVPISNIPIYAANLYGLWKERLLCIGQDLKLTLVFLAILALFLTGRAIFGVDFPALTS, translated from the coding sequence ATGGCATCTATTAAACAGTTGGCAATTCGCGGGACGGCCTGGGTTGTCCTCACCTACGGCATTTCCCTGGCGCTGCGAATTGGCAGCAACTTGATTCTGACCCGTCTGCTCAACCCCGAAATGTTCGGGAAAGTCAGCTTGGTCTGGGTATTCTTGGGTGCGCTAGTTTTGTTTTCGGACTTAGGAGTTGCTCCTAGCATTATTCAAAGCAAGCGCGGCGATGATCCCGATTTTCTAAACACAGCCTGGACTATTCAGGTGATTCGGGGGTTCATTTTGTGGGCAGGCAGTTTGCTAATTGCGTGGCCCGTTGCCAGTTTTTATGGACAGCCTGAACTGGTCTTATTGCTACCGTTTATGGGGCTTTTTCTGGTCATTGATGGGTTCAACCCGACCAAGCGAATCACGCTCAATCGCCAGCTTTCAATGCGGCATATTTCCACCCTTGAAATCAGCGCTCAAGTGGTTTCGGGTGTTATCTTGATTATTTGGGCCTGGATGAGTCCATCAATTTGGGCGATCGCCTCTGCGGGAGTTATTTCTGCAGTTATCACGCTGATCCTGAACATTTGGAGCATTCCTGGCCCGCTAAATAGGTTTGCCTGGGATAAGTCAGCCGTTCGAGAAATCTTGAACTTTGGCAAGTGGATTTTTGCATCCAGCGCGATGCATTTTCTGGCGACCCAGACCGATCGATTGGTGCTTGGAAAGCTCATCACCCTCTCGATGTTTGGGATTTACAATCTTGCCCTGGGAATCGCAATTTTACCCTCTACGCTGATCGAAAAGGTCGGCGGCACGGTGATCTTTCCGTCTCTAGCCAAGCTGATTCATCTAGAGCGGACTGAACTGCGGGCCAAGATTCTCAAAAACCGGGGATTGGTATTGGCAGCAATTGGAATATTGCTTGCTCTGCTGATTAGCACCGGAGACATTATTATCTCCATCATGTATGACGAACGCTACCGTCAGGCAGGGTGGATGCTATCAGTCCTCTCCTTAGGAATTTGGCCCCTGGCACTGACGAATACAGTGGGCCCTGTCCTTCTGGCGCTGGGACAATCTCAATATTCGGCATTCGGCAAGTTTTTGAGTTTTCTGTTTCTAATTCTGGGAATTCCCTTGGGCGCTCATCTGGCAGGCGATTTTGGAGCAGTGGTTGCGGTTCCAATCAGCAACATCCCCATCTATGCGGCAAACCTTTATGGACTCTGGAAAGAGCGCCTGCTTTGTATCGGACAAGACCTCAAACTAACGCTTGTTTTTTTGGCTATTCTGGCTTTATTTCTGACCGGTCGAGCCATCTTTGGGGTAGATTTTCCAGCACTTACCTCTTGA
- a CDS encoding polysaccharide biosynthesis/export family protein has translation MPYEPSGRVPSRAAAAIPAEAASTEYTLGAGDQVRVDVFGVADLSGTTYTLLSDGSLTLPWVGKVVLQGLTTEQASETLVQRYRRYIHRPSITVSLVSPRPVRIGVVGEVNRPGAYTTGQSAGGTIEGDGAAAPIRTVTQAIQAAGGITQLADIRNIEIRRPQLGNRQEVIRVDLWAFLQAGELDQDIPLRDGDTLIVPTVSALDPREAVQLAAANFSPETVRINVVGEVKSPGTLALQSNTSLNQAILAAGGFDLTRARTSEVQLIRINPDGSAVRREIQVDLSAEVNEATNPALRNNDIVVVGRSGLARTGDFLNTLLGPINPFVGVFSILRIFGGN, from the coding sequence ATGCCCTACGAACCTAGCGGACGGGTGCCCTCTCGTGCGGCGGCAGCGATTCCGGCAGAAGCAGCCAGCACCGAGTACACGCTGGGGGCGGGCGATCAGGTGCGGGTCGATGTTTTTGGTGTCGCCGATCTCAGCGGCACAACGTATACCCTGTTGTCCGACGGCTCCCTGACCTTGCCCTGGGTCGGAAAGGTGGTTTTGCAGGGATTGACGACCGAACAGGCTTCAGAAACCCTGGTGCAGCGCTATCGCCGCTATATCCACCGACCGTCAATTACCGTCAGCTTGGTCAGCCCGCGCCCAGTTCGCATCGGCGTGGTGGGCGAGGTAAATCGCCCCGGCGCATACACCACCGGGCAATCGGCGGGCGGCACAATCGAGGGTGATGGGGCAGCCGCTCCCATTCGCACCGTGACGCAGGCCATCCAGGCCGCAGGCGGCATCACTCAATTAGCCGATATCCGCAACATCGAGATTCGCCGGCCGCAGTTGGGAAATCGCCAGGAGGTGATTCGGGTTGACCTGTGGGCATTTTTGCAGGCGGGCGAACTGGATCAGGACATTCCCCTGCGAGATGGCGACACGCTGATCGTGCCGACAGTCAGCGCCCTCGACCCCCGCGAAGCCGTCCAGTTGGCTGCCGCAAACTTTTCGCCCGAAACGGTCAGAATTAACGTCGTTGGCGAAGTGAAGTCTCCCGGAACGCTGGCGCTACAGTCCAACACTTCGTTAAATCAGGCAATTCTGGCGGCGGGCGGGTTTGACCTGACTCGTGCCCGCACCAGCGAAGTGCAGTTAATCCGCATCAACCCAGATGGTTCGGCCGTCCGTCGAGAAATTCAGGTAGATCTCTCCGCCGAGGTCAACGAAGCCACTAATCCGGCCCTGAGAAACAACGACATTGTGGTGGTGGGTCGCTCTGGGCTGGCGCGAACCGGAGACTTTTTGAATACGCTATTGGGACCGATTAATCCGTTTGTGGGGGTGTTTAGCATCCTCCGAATTTTTGGCGGGAATTAG